In one window of Sinorhizobium chiapasense DNA:
- the nodQ gene encoding bifunctional sulfate adenylyltransferase/adenylyl-sulfate kinase NodQ — translation MSYLPSLAPLDIAAHLADQDNKSILRFITCGSVDDGKSTLIGRLLFDAKLVYEDQLANLGRVGAQRSANGDDIDLALLLDGLEAEREQGITIDVAYRYFSTSKRKFIVADTPGHEEYTRNMVTGASTAALAVLLIDSRQGVLPQTRRHSYIASLLGIRHVVLAVNKIDLVGYSQTVFERIAEDYLRFARELGFQTVKPIPISARFGDNVIANSEKTPWYQGAALLEYLETIDFDRQEAQKPFRFPVQLVMRPDANFRGYAGQIASGKISVGDQVIVAKSGQRTSIKSIVTYDGEVQKAVEGEAVTLVLSDEVEASRGNMLAAPGARPFVADQFQAHMIWFDPSPMIPGRSYILRTETDSVNATVTALKHQVNINSFAREAAKSLQMNEIGVCNISTQAPIVFDAYKDDRTTGNFIIVDRISNATVGAGMIDFPLRRADNVHWQATDVNKGARSAIKNQRPAVLWFTGLSGSGKSTIANALDKVLHARGKHTYLLDGDNVRHGLNRDLGFTDEDRVENIRRVAEVAKLMADAGLIVLVSFISPFRDERRMARELMEKGEFIEIFVDTPLEECARRDPKGLYEKALAGKIANFTGISSPYEAPENPELHLHTVGHEPISLALKIEEYLDQMMEEK, via the coding sequence ATGTCCTATCTTCCTTCTCTTGCGCCGCTCGATATTGCGGCGCACCTGGCCGATCAGGACAACAAGTCGATCCTTCGATTTATAACCTGCGGTTCGGTGGATGACGGCAAGTCGACATTGATCGGCAGGCTGCTTTTCGATGCGAAGCTGGTCTATGAGGACCAGCTTGCCAATCTGGGGCGCGTCGGCGCGCAGCGCAGCGCGAATGGCGACGACATCGATCTCGCCCTTCTGTTGGACGGCCTCGAGGCCGAGCGCGAACAGGGCATCACCATCGATGTGGCCTATCGTTATTTCTCGACCTCGAAGCGCAAGTTCATCGTCGCGGACACTCCCGGGCACGAAGAATATACGCGCAACATGGTTACCGGGGCCTCGACCGCGGCTCTCGCGGTGCTCCTCATCGACAGCCGTCAGGGGGTTCTCCCGCAAACACGACGCCACTCCTACATTGCGTCGCTGCTCGGCATCCGCCATGTCGTGCTGGCAGTGAACAAGATCGACCTCGTCGGCTACAGCCAGACGGTCTTCGAGAGGATCGCGGAAGACTATCTGCGCTTTGCGCGCGAGCTTGGCTTTCAAACCGTCAAGCCGATACCCATCTCGGCACGCTTTGGCGACAACGTCATCGCGAATTCGGAGAAGACGCCCTGGTACCAGGGTGCCGCCCTTCTCGAATATCTCGAAACGATCGATTTCGATCGCCAGGAGGCACAGAAGCCGTTCCGCTTTCCTGTTCAACTGGTCATGCGGCCAGACGCGAACTTTCGGGGATATGCGGGGCAGATTGCGTCCGGCAAGATTTCGGTCGGTGACCAGGTGATCGTCGCCAAATCGGGGCAGCGTACCTCGATCAAGAGCATCGTCACCTATGACGGCGAAGTGCAGAAGGCGGTGGAAGGCGAAGCGGTCACGCTGGTGCTTTCGGACGAGGTCGAGGCTTCCCGCGGCAACATGTTGGCCGCGCCGGGGGCCAGACCCTTCGTCGCTGACCAATTCCAGGCGCACATGATCTGGTTCGATCCGAGCCCGATGATCCCCGGGCGAAGCTATATCCTGCGCACGGAGACGGACAGCGTGAATGCGACCGTCACCGCGCTGAAGCACCAGGTCAACATCAACAGCTTCGCGCGCGAGGCGGCGAAGTCGCTGCAGATGAACGAAATCGGCGTCTGCAATATCTCGACCCAGGCGCCGATCGTCTTCGACGCATACAAGGATGATCGGACGACGGGCAACTTCATAATCGTCGACCGGATTTCCAATGCGACGGTCGGTGCGGGGATGATCGATTTCCCGCTGCGTCGCGCCGACAACGTCCATTGGCAGGCGACCGACGTCAACAAGGGCGCACGGAGCGCGATTAAGAACCAGCGACCCGCCGTCCTTTGGTTCACCGGGCTCTCCGGTTCCGGAAAGTCGACGATCGCCAATGCTCTCGACAAGGTTCTGCATGCGCGGGGCAAACATACCTATCTGCTCGACGGCGACAATGTGCGCCACGGTCTTAACCGAGACCTTGGCTTCACCGACGAGGACCGGGTGGAAAACATTCGGCGCGTGGCGGAAGTGGCGAAGCTGATGGCCGATGCCGGCCTGATCGTGCTTGTGTCCTTCATTTCTCCGTTCCGCGACGAACGGCGCATGGCGCGCGAACTGATGGAGAAGGGCGAGTTCATCGAGATATTCGTCGATACGCCCCTGGAAGAATGCGCGCGACGCGACCCCAAGGGCCTTTATGAAAAGGCGCTGGCGGGCAAGATTGCGAATTTCACCGGCATTTCTTCGCCCTATGAGGCGCCCGAAAATCCGGAGTTGCATCTTCATACCGTCGGCCACGAGCCGATTTCGCTGGCCCTCAAGATCGAGGAATATCTCGACCAGATGATGGAGGAGAAATGA